In Vibrio echinoideorum, the following proteins share a genomic window:
- a CDS encoding AraC family transcriptional regulator — translation MNFAIEYTSAYFSHLVITPRKKVLKHSLVSVQSGLVLIKLGKQEYAVEPGQSIWIPYDCLTSLTYFPNTQVNRVDFSVRLTDSFPRQAGYITQTNLSSALLEKLELTKARASKANNTEQAFKDMLSVLKQEVLAFKPLLCESALSQRFNQWNIDDSNLPQEHTLVMVMREAKKRMQSGQKRTLVIDDLFSGKEEEFEQLCMLVFGEAL, via the coding sequence ATGAACTTCGCTATTGAATATACATCGGCTTACTTTTCACACTTGGTGATTACACCAAGAAAGAAAGTACTTAAACATAGCCTTGTATCGGTTCAAAGTGGCTTGGTTTTGATAAAGCTGGGTAAACAAGAATATGCCGTCGAGCCAGGTCAAAGTATCTGGATTCCCTATGATTGCTTAACATCACTGACCTACTTTCCCAATACCCAGGTGAATCGTGTCGACTTTTCTGTACGTTTGACGGATTCTTTCCCAAGACAGGCGGGTTACATCACTCAAACAAACTTGTCTTCAGCGCTACTAGAAAAGTTAGAACTCACCAAAGCTCGTGCTTCAAAAGCAAATAATACCGAACAAGCATTCAAAGATATGCTTTCTGTGCTTAAACAAGAAGTGTTGGCGTTCAAACCGTTGCTTTGCGAAAGCGCCCTGTCTCAACGATTCAACCAGTGGAACATCGACGATTCGAATCTGCCACAAGAACACACCTTGGTGATGGTAATGCGCGAAGCGAAGAAACGCATGCAGTCAGGTCAGAAACGTACGCTTGTGATTGATGATTTGTTCTCTGGAAAAGAAGAAGAGTTCGAACAGCTGTGTATGCTCGTGTTTGGTGAAGCTCTCTAG
- a CDS encoding nicotinate-nicotinamide nucleotide adenylyltransferase yields the protein MEKIAIFGSAFNPPSLGHKSVIDSLAHFDKILLVPSIAHAWGKEMLDFDTRCQLVEAFISDLSLEQVELSLVEKGLFTPGESVTTYAVLSQLQKHHPEAELTFVIGPDNFFKFASFYKSDEITERWSVMACPEKVKIRSTDIRHALQNGSNVAKLSTKSVTRILQDSELYTIM from the coding sequence ATGGAAAAAATAGCCATTTTCGGTAGTGCGTTTAATCCGCCGAGCTTAGGGCACAAAAGTGTGATTGATTCGTTGGCTCACTTTGACAAAATTCTTCTGGTCCCCAGTATTGCCCATGCTTGGGGAAAAGAGATGCTAGACTTTGATACGAGATGTCAGTTGGTCGAGGCGTTTATCTCTGATTTATCGTTGGAGCAAGTTGAACTTTCACTGGTTGAGAAAGGGTTGTTTACTCCAGGTGAAAGTGTCACGACTTATGCGGTGCTTAGTCAGCTTCAAAAACATCATCCAGAGGCTGAACTGACCTTTGTCATCGGGCCTGACAATTTCTTTAAGTTTGCATCGTTTTATAAATCGGACGAAATAACGGAACGTTGGTCTGTGATGGCTTGTCCTGAAAAAGTTAAAATTCGTAGCACTGATATTCGCCATGCTTTGCAAAATGGGAGCAATGTTGCAAAACTGAGTACAAAGTCAGTTACAAGGATATTGCAAGACAGTGAACTGTATACAATAATGTAG